The DNA segment GCGAAGAATGTGCTGTACACCATGCAAAGCAGAGGCCACAGCATATGCATACCTGACATAAACGCCAAAATAAAAGTCAAAATTGTTGACTAACTACACAATATGCAAAAGGGTAAATTCGTAAATGATCTTTATGAACTCTAACTCACATTTCTAGCACCCATCCAAAAGTTTTATCAGTCTCGGGATCATCCTTCATTCTTAAAGAAACATTCATCCAAGTGGGGGCAATTTTTTCAAGTAGATCCTGTATAATTTCAACTTCAGTTAGTTATGAGCGGTTAATTCAAGATATCTTCATTCTCTAATGTGGCAAACGGGTAAAATCAAAATATTTAGCTAAAAAGAAAACAAGTTGAAAACGTTGCCTAAgggctatgcagttaatatcggtgatatatcggttatcagtccccatgtaaaatatcggtgtcaaatatcggtcagaagatcggtaccgatattatcggcgatatttgaccgatatatcattgaattgttagtgttaaattgctatatataaattctgcatgatatttaaattaccgatatctcaccgagataacctatatctcaaatatcggtccttgacctaTCTGATATTTTACCACATTAACTGCATAGCCCAAGTGTATTATTTaacaataaaaacatattttttaccCATTCGGCCCATTTTGCGATCGCTACTACAATACAAATATCATTTCAAGAAGTTTGAGGGGATGCAGTCTATGAAAACTATTATAGTAGTACCTTTCTTATAATAACAGGAGAATTACCAATTGGGTCTACATTAGTTACAGGCCCATTCTCCTTGGGAAAATATTTTCTAATTATTTTTTCGTTATCAGCAGGCTTGATATAGAAAAACGGGTATCCAGCAGGAAATTCTCCACGAGCCAAATTAGGCAGTGGATTTACAAATATGTGGTCAGGCTCTGCCATTAATATGTATCTGCAAAGAACAAAACCGTCGTTAAATTTTGTTGAATAAAATAAAAGTTAGGAATATGTGATAGGTGGAAGAATGCTAACTCCTCTTCAATAGTAGCCCTCTCCAGCCATTGCACAAAGGCCCACGGTCTGTTTAAAACTATGTACCCCTGtataccaaatgaaatccatgtcATAAAAACAAAGAATTACAAAAATATAAATCTACAAAAAAGATTTATTGCAACGACACAATTTCATATTAGAATTAGAAACACAAGAAAGAAACTTTTTAATGGAATTTTGGCCAGAAACTAGTTCTGGTAAGTATAACTGTATCTTTTAATATTTTTCCCATCTCTTTCTTTGCTCTTTTATCTATAGCTAGCTGCTATAGTTTACCCATCATTGTATGTTAGCAGTAGTCCACAACTTCCATTATTAGTACTTCTGTATGATTGTTTGCTCTAATTCTATTAGTTACATTTTATGTTATCTGGAATACTATACTCTATATTGCACACGCATAAAAGAAAGTttttggagccgagggtctcaACGGGAGCAGCCTCTCTAtaaagaaacttgcattttgtTAAACACATTGTTATACATCTGAAATTGTTGATTTGTGAACGTGGGGCTTACACAAGTTTCTTAATATAATACATTTTTTGAAGTCTTCCACATCTTTTGACTGATATTTTGAAGGTCAACAAATTTCAATTTGAAATAAAAGTTTTCGTGGGATATAAAAAGAAGCTACAAGAATGCCTGATTGGTGGTTGTAAATATTTTGCCATCCTTCTAAATTGGAATTCTTTTGTAATCATATTTAGCACATGGGTTATTTACAAAAATTcaaaatgaaattaaataaatgtttgtTGTTCTGCCAAACCTCACCCAATCAATAAATTACCCGTCTGACCCATGACCCGCCCATTTTACTACCTCTAGTAAGAACTTCCCTACACAAAATTAACTATTATAAATGAAAGGAAAAAGTATACAGATTCAGTCTTACTCGATCCAAACCAGATGGGAGGGGGTCAACAACAAAGGTTGGAATCTCCTCCATCAGATTATCGGGCTCACCCGAATGCAGAATCCTGGTGAACTTTCCCATATCTGATCCAGCcttatcttttgtttttttataccAATAATACATGATTCGGCATTGCCATTTGCTATAAGGAGCATCTGTAGCTGTCAACGCAACATGGAATAACGCCTTGGAACCCCTTGCTCTTTTCATATTATCAGGCATTTCAACAATAGGATCATTAGATAACCCTAGAGAATTCGCACCTTTGTAGTGAACTGCCATTGTTAATAAATTGTATGTCGCAAAGAATGACCCAACAGCCAAAAGAACAAGAAACAACGTTGATGAACAACTGAAATTTTTCCGTGCCATTTTTAGCTTCTATTACACAAACATGAACCTCTAAATTACCACTTCAGGTGAGCTACAAAATCCTGTACGTATGACCCCTTAATCTGTATCAGAATAAAGTAGTATTTATCCACCACTCACAAATCAATCTGCATAGACACAATCAAAGTCAATGTATACGTAAGTCAACCAGTTGACTTTTTATCATACAGATACATAAACAAGCCAAAACATTAAAATATGATACTCAAGTTGCGTGTAATGCTACAAAGTAATCCATACAACTAAATAAGACTAGTTTAATATGTAACAGAACAAAGAATATTAACACATTAGTTTAATTCAAATCTCGTAACAAAATCAAATTGACAGTCTGCTCATTCACTAATCGTATTTAGGGCAAAAATAATTCCATCTTCCCCAATCCAACTTTATCGGATACCTAAATTCAAAGGTTGGATTCAGTCACATACATGTATATGTAAACAATAGCATGTAAACCATAGTTGTCAAAGGCGCGAAAAGGTGAGCCTTGGGCCTAGGGGCAAGGTGCTTAAAAAGTGAGGGCCTGAGATAAGAAAGGCGCATTGTTTAGAGCCATATTTGGATGTTTTAAACCAATTTACCAAGAATTTGTAGAATTTCCATATAACTTTCAGGATGTGGCCGGAATCTCCCCCGAAGGTCGCTGGAGTGCCAGGATGAAACAAGGTGTTTTCCGCGCGCCTCGCCTCGCCTGATAACCTAGGCGCGCGCCAGAAGTTCTTTTGACAACAGAGATGTAAACATCAAACACTAAACACAAAATTTCTCTAAAATCATAATTATTTCCACAACTGCATTTGGTCAACTCACTCATTAAAACCTATAGATTCGTAAAATTGTGCATACATAATTATCTGAAACCAAAATTGAACTTCAATTTATAAACCCTAAGCATAATGTAGCTTCAACAATCAACACAATAGTTCTCTAATTGAATCACAAAACCTAAAGATC comes from the Helianthus annuus cultivar XRQ/B chromosome 4, HanXRQr2.0-SUNRISE, whole genome shotgun sequence genome and includes:
- the LOC110936963 gene encoding hydroxyproline O-arabinosyltransferase 3, which codes for MARKNFSCSSTLFLVLLAVGSFFATYNLLTMAVHYKGANSLGLSNDPIVEMPDNMKRARGSKALFHVALTATDAPYSKWQCRIMYYWYKKTKDKAGSDMGKFTRILHSGEPDNLMEEIPTFVVDPLPSGLDRGYIVLNRPWAFVQWLERATIEEEYILMAEPDHIFVNPLPNLARGEFPAGYPFFYIKPADNEKIIRKYFPKENGPVTNVDPIGNSPVIIRKDLLEKIAPTWMNVSLRMKDDPETDKTFGWVLEMYAYAVASALHGVQHILRKDFMLQPPWDFETGNRFIIHYTYGCDYNMKGELTYGKIGEWRFDKRSHLRGPPPRNLPLPPPGVPESVVTLVKMVNEATANIPNWDTTE